Proteins encoded by one window of Ictidomys tridecemlineatus isolate mIctTri1 chromosome 7, mIctTri1.hap1, whole genome shotgun sequence:
- the Map2 gene encoding microtubule-associated protein 2 isoform X19 gives MADERKDEAKAPHWTSAQLTEASAHPHPPEMKDQGGAGEGLVRSANGFPYREDEEGTFGEHGSQGTYSDTKENGINGELTSADRETAEEVSARIVQVVTAEAVAVLKGEQEKEAQHKDQPAPLPLAAEETAHLPPSPPPSPASEQTVTVEEASKMEFPDQQALTPSTAEPSDQKEKESKTQSKPGEDLKHAALVPQPETTKISSEIKDMQRTEGDEVPPALFGHPLGDSLEDIKQKTEPSLVVPGIGLSSEPPAPKEQKDWFIEMPMETKKDEWGLAAPISPGPLTPMREKDVLEDIPRWEGKQFDSPMPSPFQAGSFTLPVDVMKNEIVTEATPFAPVLLQPDDKKSLQETSGPATAKDSSDVEEPQKVKPDKMAETPASEAIPSSPRDAHFPVVEESVIEKIFGEEGEVIKQEKKETFTHFGQEPTLFEKEPQPKHEDKTIVSDKEAAPKEIEPLKSRDEETGVTQTSTEYTFSKEEQKDQEHTISVLKDDSFPAVTDSTMTSKTLEKVMPEPAALSEKSAAQELFEEKVADKDHKIEGAEAATSAEVGMPFYEDKSGMSKYFETSALKEEATKSIQLGSDYYELSDTRESARESIDTVSPKHQNGDKGFQAEKESQPSAPAQEAGYSTLAQSYPSEVSEEPSSPQERMFTIDPKVYGEKRDLHSKNKDDLTLSRSLGLGGRSAIEQRSMSINLPMSCLDSIALGFNFGRGHDLSPLASDILTNTSGSMDEGDDYLPATTPAMEKAPSFPIESKDEEEKVQDVKTTGEETTQVETTCESPFLAKDYYKNGTVMAPDLPEMLDLAGTRSRLASVSADAEVARRKSVPSETVVEESSTGLPSITDENHVVVKTDSQLEDLGYCVFNKYTVPLPSPVQDSENLSGESGSFYEGTDDKVRRDLATDLSLIEVKLAAAGRVKDEFSAEKEASPPTSGDKAGLGREFDQERKANDKLDTVLEKGEEHADLKEHAKETAEAGGKVETFGLGLTHEQASAQELLISKEVSSEKEEKGLSTVPEVAEVESSKKAEQGPDFTVKKADQGQFDIKVSDFGQMASGLNVDDGKTTELQLEAAQELVPSSKVPQEADAFLGIEAGHAKEVAKVNETEVKEKVAKPDLVHQEAVDKEESYESSGEHESLTMESLKPDEGKKETSPESSLIQDEVAIKLSVEIPCPPAVSEADLAADEKAEVQMEFIQLPKEDSKETPDISVTPSDVAEPLLEAAVVSEPAEAEEEEIEARGEYDKLLFRSDTLQITDLGIPGVREEFVETCPGEHKGVIESVVTIEDDFITVVQTTTDEGESGSHSVRFAALEQHEVERRPSPRDEEELEIEVAAEAQAEPKDGSPEAPASPEREEIGLSEYKTETYDDYKDETTIDDSIMDADSLWVDTQDDDRSIMTEQLETIPKEEKAEKEARRPSLEKHRKEKPFKTGRGRISTPERKIAKKEPSTVSRDEVRRKKAVYKKAELAKKTEVQAHSPSRKFILKPAIKYTRPTQLSCVKRKTTAASGESAQAPSVFKQAKDKVSDGVTKSPEKRSSLPRPSSILPPRRGVSGDRDENSFSLNSSISSSARRTTRSEPIRRAGKSGTSTPTTPGSTAITPGTPPSYSSRTPGTPGTPSYPRTPHTPGTPKSAILVPSEKKVAIIRTPPKSPATPKQLRLINQPLPDLKNVKSKIGSTDNIKYQPKGGQVRILNKKIDFSKVQSRCGSKDNIKHSAGGGNVQIVTKKIDLSHVTSKCGSLKNIRHRPGGGRVKIESVKLDFKEKAQAKVGSLDNAHHVPGGGNVKIDSQKLNFREHAKARVDHGAEIITQSPGRSSVASPRRLSNVSSSGSINLLESPQLATLAEDVTAALAKQGL, from the exons CCTCGAAGATGGAGTTTCCCGATCAACAGGCATTGACTCCCTCTACAGCTGAACCTTCAGACCAAAAGGAAAAGGAGTCAAAGACACAAAGTAAGCCTGGTGAAGACCTTAAACATGCTGCCTTAGTTCCTCAGCCGGAGACAACTAAAATTTCCTCTGAGATAAAGGACATGCAAAGAACAGAAGGAGATGAGGTACCTCCTGCTCTGTTTGGGCACCCTCTTGGTGACAGCCTCGAAGACATAAAACAGAAGACAGAACCAAGCCTAGTAGTGCCTGGCATTGGCCTCTCTTCAGAGCCTCCAGCTCCAAAAGAGCAAAAAGACTGGTTCATTGAAATGCCAATGGAAACAAAAAAGGATGAGTGGGGTTTAGCTGCTCCAATATCTCCTGGCCCCCTGACACCCATGAGAGAGAAAGATGTACTCGAAGATAtcccaagatgggaggggaagcaGTTTGATTCTCCCATGCCCAGTCCTTTCCAAGCAGGAAGTTTCACTCTTCCTGTAGATGTCATGAAGAATGAAATAGTCACAGAAGCAACACCCTTCGCCCCTGTCCTCTTACAACCAGATGACAAAAAATCTCTACAAGAAACCAGTGGCCCAGCTACTGCCAAAGATAGTTCTGATGTCGAAGAGCCACAAAAAGTTAAACCTGACAAAATGGCAGAAACACCAGCCTCAGAAGCAATCCCCTCCTCACCCAGAGATGCTCACTTTCCAGTTGTGGAAGAATCTGTCATAGAGAAAATTTTCGGGGAAGAGGGGGAGGTcataaaacaagagaaaaaggagaCTTTCACCCACTTTGGACAGGAACCTACATTATTTGAAAAAGAACCTCAGCCAAAGCATGAAGATAAAACTATCGTTTCTGACAAAGAGGCTGCACCAAAAGAGATTGAACCCTTAAAATCAAGAGATGAAGAAACAGGTGTAACTCAGACCTCCACAGAATAcactttctcaaaagaagaacagAAAGACCAGGAGCATACCATAAGTGTGCTGAAAGACGACTCCTTCCCTGCAGTTACCGATTCCACCATGACCTCTAAGACCTTGGAAAAAGTCATGCCAGAACCAGCTGCACTGAGTGAGAAGAGTGCAGCCCAGGAACTTTTTGAAGAGAAAGTTGCTGACAAAGACCATAAGATTGAAGGAGCCGAGGCTGCGACATCAGCTGAGGTTGGCATGCCATTTTATGAAGATAAGTCAGGAATGTCCAAGTACTTTGAAACCTCTGCCTTGAAAGAGGAAGCGACAAAAAGCATTCAGCTGGGTAGCGATTATTACGAACTAAGTGACACAAGAGAAAGTGCCCGTGAGTCTATTGATACTGTGTCTCCCAAGCATCAAAATGGTGACAAGGGATTTCAAGCAGAAAAAGAATCCCAGCCCAGTGCTCCAGCACAAGAAGCTGGGTACAGCACTCTTGCCCAGAGTTATCCGTCCGAAGTATCTGAAGAACCCAGTTCTCCTCAAGAAAGAATGTTCACTATTGATCCAAAAGTATATGGAGAGAAACGGGACCTCCACAGCAAGAATAAGGATGATCTGACTCTTAGTAGAAGTTTAGGACTTGGCGGTCGGTCTGCAATAGAACAAAGAAGCATGTCCATCAATTTGCCGATGTCTTGCCTGGATTCCATAGCACTTGGATTTAACTTTGGTCGGGGTCATGATCTTTCTCCTCTGGCTTCTGATATTCTGACCAACACAAGTGGAAGCATGGATGAAGGGGACGATTATCTTCCAGCTACCACACCTGCAATGGAGAAAGCCCCTTCCTTCCCAATAGAAAgcaaagatgaagaagaaaaagtacaAGATGTGAAAACTACCGGAGAGGAAACTACTCAAGTTGAGACCACCTGTGAGTCCCCTTTCCTAGCCAAAGATTATTACAAAAATGGTACTGTCATGGCCCCTGACCTACCTGAAATGCTAGATCTGGCAGGCACAAGGTCAAGATTAGCTTCTGTGAGTGCAGATGCTGAGGTGGCCAGGAGGAAATCAGTTCCAtctgagactgtggtggaggagAGCAGTACTGGCTTGCCATCCATAACGGATGAAAACCATGTCGTTGTGAAAACAGACAGTCAGCTCGAAGACCTGGGCTACTGTGTGTTCAACAAATACACAGTCCCGCTCCCATCACCTGTCCAAGACAGTGAGAATTTGTCAGGAGAGAGCGGATCTTTTTATGAAGGAACTGATGATAAAGTTCGAAGAGATTTGGCCACAGACCTTTCACTGATCGAAGTAAAACTGGCAGCTGCCGGAAGAGTCAAAGATGAGTTCAGTGCTGAGAAGGAAGCATCCCCTCCTACCTCTGGTGACAAGGCAGGACTGGGTCGAGAGTTTGACCAGGAGAGGAAAGCTAATGATAAGCTGGATACAGTATTAGAAAAGGGTGAAGAACATGCCGATTTAAAAGAACATGCAAAGGAGACAGCAGAGGCTGGTGGTAAAGTGGAGACATTTGGATTAGGGCTAACCCATGAACAAGCTTCTGCCCAAGAACTGCTAATATCAAAAGAGGTATCatcagagaaagaggagaaaggtcTTAGTACAGTGCCAGAGGTAGCCGAGGTAGAATCATCCAAAAAGGCTGAACAAGGACCTGACTTCACTGTGAAGAAAGCTGATCAGGGCCAATTCGATATTAAAGTCAGTGACTTTGGACAGATGGCTTCAGGGCTGAATGTTGATGATGGAAAGACCACAGAACTTCAACTGGAGGCTGCACAGGAGTTGGTGCCTTCATCCAAAGTGCCACAGGAGGCAGATGCATTCCTGGGTATTGAGGCTGGCCATGCGAAAGAAGTTGCCAAAGTTAATGAAACAGAAGTCAAAGAGAAGGTGGCCAAGCCTGACTTGGTGCACCAGGAAGCTGTAGACAAAGAGGAATCCTATGAATCTAGCGGGGAGCATGAAAGCCTTACCATGGAGTCCTTGAAACCCGATGAGGGCAAAAAGGAAACATCTCCAGAATCATCTCTAATTCAAGATGAAGTTGCCATCAAATTATCCGTGGAAATACCCTGCCCCCCTGCTGTCTCAGAGGCTGACTTAGCtgcagatgagaaagctgaggtcCAGATGGAATTTATTCAACTGCCAAAGGAGGACAGCAAAGAGACCCCTGATATATCAGTGACGCCCTCCGATGTTGCCGAACCACTGCTTGAAGCAGCGGTTGTGTCTGAACcagcagaggctgaggaagaagaaatagaagccCGGGGCGAATATGATAAGCTGCTCTTCCGCTCAGACACCCTCCAGATCACCGACCTGGGTATCCCAGGTGTCAGGGAGGAATTTGTAGAGACCTGCCCAGGGGAACATAAAGGAGTGATTGAGTCCGTGGTGACCATCGAGGATGATTTCATCACGGTAGTGCAAACCACAACCGATGAAGGAGAGTCAGGGTCCCACAGTGTGCGTTTTGCAGCCCTAGAACAGCACGAGGTGGAAAGGAGACCATCCCCTCGTGATGAAGAAGAGCTGGAAATAGAAGTGGCAGCAGAAGCCCAGGCAGAACCTAAGGATGGCTCCCCAGAGGCTCCAGCTTCcccagagagagaagaaatcgGACTTTCAGAGTATAAGACAGAAACCTACGACGATTACAAAGACGAGACCACCATCGATGACTCCATTATGGATGCTGACAGCCTCTGGGTGGATACTCAAG ATGATGATAGAAGCATCATGACAGAACAGTTAGAAACTATTCCTAAAGAGGAGAAAGCTGAAAAGGAAGCTCGGAGACCATCTCTCGAGaaacatagaaaagaaaagccctttAAAACTGGGAGAGGCAGAATTTCCACTCCTGAAAGAAAAATAGCTAAAAAGGAACCTAGCACAGTCTCCCGGGATGAAGTGAGAAGGAAAAAAG CAGTTTATAAGAAGGCTGAACTTGCTAAAAAAACAGAAGTTCAGGCCCACTCTCCCTCcaggaaattcattttaaaacctgCTATCAAATATACTAGACCAACTCAACTCTCCTGTGTTAAGCGGAAAACGACAG cAGCCAGTGGTGAATCAGCTCAGGCTCCCAGTGTTTTCAAACAGGCGAAGGACAAGGTCTCT GATGGAGTAACCAAGAGCCCAGAAAAGCGCTCTTCTCTCCCGAGACCTTCCTCCATTCTGCCTCCTCGCCGAGGAGTATCAGGAGACAGAGATGAGAATTCCTTCTCTCTCAACAGTTCCATCTCCTCTTCAGCGCGGCGGACCACTA GGTCAGAGCCAATTCGCAGAGCAGGGAAAAGTGGCACCTCAACACCCACTACCCCTGGATCAACTGCCATCACTCCTGGCACCCCACCAAGCTACTCTTCACGCACCCCAGGCACTCCTGGAACCCCCAGCTACCCCAGAACTCCTCACACACCAGGAACCCCCAAGTCTGCCATTCTGGTGCCCAGTGAGAAGAAAGTCGCCATCATTCGCACTCCTCCCAAATCTCCTGCCACTCCCAAGCAGCTTCGGCTTATTAACCAACCACTGCCAGACCTGAAGAATGTCAAATCCAAAATCGGATCAACAGACAACATCAAATACCAGCCTAAAGGGGGGCAG GTTAGGATTTTAAACAAGAAGATCGATTTTAGCAAAGTTCAGTCAAGATGTGGTTCCAAGGATAACATCAAACATTCTGCTGGGGGCGGAAAT GTACAAATTGTCACCAAGAAGATAGACTTAAGCCATGTGACATCCAAATGTGGCTCACTGAAGAATATTCGCCACAGACCAG GTGGTGGACGTGTGAAAATTGAGAGTGTAAAACTGGATTTCAAAGAAAAAGCCCAAGCGAAAGTGGGATCACTTGACAACGCCCACCATGTACCTGGAGGTGGTAATGTCAAG ATTGACAGCCAAAAGTTGAACTTCAGAGAGCACGCTAAGGCCCGCGTGGACCACGGGGCTGAGATCATTACGCAGTCCCCAGGCAGATCCAGCGTGGCATCACCCCGGCGACTCAGCAACGTCTCCTCATCTGGAAGCATCAACCTGCTCGAATCTCCTCAGCTTGCCACTTTGGCTGAGGATGTCACTGCGGCACTCGCTAAGCAGGGCTTATGA
- the Map2 gene encoding microtubule-associated protein 2 isoform X23: protein MADERKDEAKAPHWTSAQLTEASAHPHPPEMKDQGGAGEGLVRSANGFPYREDEEGTFGEHGSQGTYSDTKENGINGELTSADRETAEEVSARIVQVVTAEAVAVLKGEQEKEAQHKDQPAPLPLAAEETAHLPPSPPPSPASEQTVTVEEASKMEFPDQQALTPSTAEPSDQKEKESKTQSKPGEDLKHAALVPQPETTKISSEIKDMQRTEGDEVPPALFGHPLGDSLEDIKQKTEPSLVVPGIGLSSEPPAPKEQKDWFIEMPMETKKDEWGLAAPISPGPLTPMREKDVLEDIPRWEGKQFDSPMPSPFQAGSFTLPVDVMKNEIVTEATPFAPVLLQPDDKKSLQETSGPATAKDSSDVEEPQKVKPDKMAETPASEAIPSSPRDAHFPVVEESVIEKIFGEEGEVIKQEKKETFTHFGQEPTLFEKEPQPKHEDKTIVSDKEAAPKEIEPLKSRDEETGVTQTSTEYTFSKEEQKDQEHTISVLKDDSFPAVTDSTMTSKTLEKVMPEPAALSEKSAAQELFEEKVADKDHKIEGAEAATSAEVGMPFYEDKSGMSKYFETSALKEEATKSIQLGSDYYELSDTRESARESIDTVSPKHQNGDKGFQAEKESQPSAPAQEAGYSTLAQSYPSEVSEEPSSPQERMFTIDPKVYGEKRDLHSKNKDDLTLSRSLGLGGRSAIEQRSMSINLPMSCLDSIALGFNFGRGHDLSPLASDILTNTSGSMDEGDDYLPATTPAMEKAPSFPIESKDEEEKVQDVKTTGEETTQVETTCESPFLAKDYYKNGTVMAPDLPEMLDLAGTRSRLASVSADAEVARRKSVPSETVVEESSTGLPSITDENHVVVKTDSQLEDLGYCVFNKYTVPLPSPVQDSENLSGESGSFYEGTDDKVRRDLATDLSLIEVKLAAAGRVKDEFSAEKEASPPTSGDKAGLGREFDQERKANDKLDTVLEKGEEHADLKEHAKETAEAGGKVETFGLGLTHEQASAQELLISKEVSSEKEEKGLSTVPEVAEVESSKKAEQGPDFTVKKADQGQFDIKVSDFGQMASGLNVDDGKTTELQLEAAQELVPSSKVPQEADAFLGIEAGHAKEVAKVNETEVKEKVAKPDLVHQEAVDKEESYESSGEHESLTMESLKPDEGKKETSPESSLIQDEVAIKLSVEIPCPPAVSEADLAADEKAEVQMEFIQLPKEDSKETPDISVTPSDVAEPLLEAAVVSEPAEAEEEEIEARGEYDKLLFRSDTLQITDLGIPGVREEFVETCPGEHKGVIESVVTIEDDFITVVQTTTDEGESGSHSVRFAALEQHEVERRPSPRDEEELEIEVAAEAQAEPKDGSPEAPASPEREEIGLSEYKTETYDDYKDETTIDDSIMDADSLWVDTQDDDRSIMTEQLETIPKEEKAEKEARRPSLEKHRKEKPFKTGRGRISTPERKIAKKEPSTVSRDEVRRKKAVYKKAELAKKTEVQAHSPSRKFILKPAIKYTRPTQLSCVKRKTTAASGESAQAPSVFKQAKDKVSDGVTKSPEKRSSLPRPSSILPPRRGVSGDRDENSFSLNSSISSSARRTTRSEPIRRAGKSGTSTPTTPGSTAITPGTPPSYSSRTPGTPGTPSYPRTPHTPGTPKSAILVPSEKKVAIIRTPPKSPATPKQLRLINQPLPDLKNVKSKIGSTDNIKYQPKGGQVQIVTKKIDLSHVTSKCGSLKNIRHRPGGGRVKIESVKLDFKEKAQAKVGSLDNAHHVPGGGNVKIDSQKLNFREHAKARVDHGAEIITQSPGRSSVASPRRLSNVSSSGSINLLESPQLATLAEDVTAALAKQGL from the exons CCTCGAAGATGGAGTTTCCCGATCAACAGGCATTGACTCCCTCTACAGCTGAACCTTCAGACCAAAAGGAAAAGGAGTCAAAGACACAAAGTAAGCCTGGTGAAGACCTTAAACATGCTGCCTTAGTTCCTCAGCCGGAGACAACTAAAATTTCCTCTGAGATAAAGGACATGCAAAGAACAGAAGGAGATGAGGTACCTCCTGCTCTGTTTGGGCACCCTCTTGGTGACAGCCTCGAAGACATAAAACAGAAGACAGAACCAAGCCTAGTAGTGCCTGGCATTGGCCTCTCTTCAGAGCCTCCAGCTCCAAAAGAGCAAAAAGACTGGTTCATTGAAATGCCAATGGAAACAAAAAAGGATGAGTGGGGTTTAGCTGCTCCAATATCTCCTGGCCCCCTGACACCCATGAGAGAGAAAGATGTACTCGAAGATAtcccaagatgggaggggaagcaGTTTGATTCTCCCATGCCCAGTCCTTTCCAAGCAGGAAGTTTCACTCTTCCTGTAGATGTCATGAAGAATGAAATAGTCACAGAAGCAACACCCTTCGCCCCTGTCCTCTTACAACCAGATGACAAAAAATCTCTACAAGAAACCAGTGGCCCAGCTACTGCCAAAGATAGTTCTGATGTCGAAGAGCCACAAAAAGTTAAACCTGACAAAATGGCAGAAACACCAGCCTCAGAAGCAATCCCCTCCTCACCCAGAGATGCTCACTTTCCAGTTGTGGAAGAATCTGTCATAGAGAAAATTTTCGGGGAAGAGGGGGAGGTcataaaacaagagaaaaaggagaCTTTCACCCACTTTGGACAGGAACCTACATTATTTGAAAAAGAACCTCAGCCAAAGCATGAAGATAAAACTATCGTTTCTGACAAAGAGGCTGCACCAAAAGAGATTGAACCCTTAAAATCAAGAGATGAAGAAACAGGTGTAACTCAGACCTCCACAGAATAcactttctcaaaagaagaacagAAAGACCAGGAGCATACCATAAGTGTGCTGAAAGACGACTCCTTCCCTGCAGTTACCGATTCCACCATGACCTCTAAGACCTTGGAAAAAGTCATGCCAGAACCAGCTGCACTGAGTGAGAAGAGTGCAGCCCAGGAACTTTTTGAAGAGAAAGTTGCTGACAAAGACCATAAGATTGAAGGAGCCGAGGCTGCGACATCAGCTGAGGTTGGCATGCCATTTTATGAAGATAAGTCAGGAATGTCCAAGTACTTTGAAACCTCTGCCTTGAAAGAGGAAGCGACAAAAAGCATTCAGCTGGGTAGCGATTATTACGAACTAAGTGACACAAGAGAAAGTGCCCGTGAGTCTATTGATACTGTGTCTCCCAAGCATCAAAATGGTGACAAGGGATTTCAAGCAGAAAAAGAATCCCAGCCCAGTGCTCCAGCACAAGAAGCTGGGTACAGCACTCTTGCCCAGAGTTATCCGTCCGAAGTATCTGAAGAACCCAGTTCTCCTCAAGAAAGAATGTTCACTATTGATCCAAAAGTATATGGAGAGAAACGGGACCTCCACAGCAAGAATAAGGATGATCTGACTCTTAGTAGAAGTTTAGGACTTGGCGGTCGGTCTGCAATAGAACAAAGAAGCATGTCCATCAATTTGCCGATGTCTTGCCTGGATTCCATAGCACTTGGATTTAACTTTGGTCGGGGTCATGATCTTTCTCCTCTGGCTTCTGATATTCTGACCAACACAAGTGGAAGCATGGATGAAGGGGACGATTATCTTCCAGCTACCACACCTGCAATGGAGAAAGCCCCTTCCTTCCCAATAGAAAgcaaagatgaagaagaaaaagtacaAGATGTGAAAACTACCGGAGAGGAAACTACTCAAGTTGAGACCACCTGTGAGTCCCCTTTCCTAGCCAAAGATTATTACAAAAATGGTACTGTCATGGCCCCTGACCTACCTGAAATGCTAGATCTGGCAGGCACAAGGTCAAGATTAGCTTCTGTGAGTGCAGATGCTGAGGTGGCCAGGAGGAAATCAGTTCCAtctgagactgtggtggaggagAGCAGTACTGGCTTGCCATCCATAACGGATGAAAACCATGTCGTTGTGAAAACAGACAGTCAGCTCGAAGACCTGGGCTACTGTGTGTTCAACAAATACACAGTCCCGCTCCCATCACCTGTCCAAGACAGTGAGAATTTGTCAGGAGAGAGCGGATCTTTTTATGAAGGAACTGATGATAAAGTTCGAAGAGATTTGGCCACAGACCTTTCACTGATCGAAGTAAAACTGGCAGCTGCCGGAAGAGTCAAAGATGAGTTCAGTGCTGAGAAGGAAGCATCCCCTCCTACCTCTGGTGACAAGGCAGGACTGGGTCGAGAGTTTGACCAGGAGAGGAAAGCTAATGATAAGCTGGATACAGTATTAGAAAAGGGTGAAGAACATGCCGATTTAAAAGAACATGCAAAGGAGACAGCAGAGGCTGGTGGTAAAGTGGAGACATTTGGATTAGGGCTAACCCATGAACAAGCTTCTGCCCAAGAACTGCTAATATCAAAAGAGGTATCatcagagaaagaggagaaaggtcTTAGTACAGTGCCAGAGGTAGCCGAGGTAGAATCATCCAAAAAGGCTGAACAAGGACCTGACTTCACTGTGAAGAAAGCTGATCAGGGCCAATTCGATATTAAAGTCAGTGACTTTGGACAGATGGCTTCAGGGCTGAATGTTGATGATGGAAAGACCACAGAACTTCAACTGGAGGCTGCACAGGAGTTGGTGCCTTCATCCAAAGTGCCACAGGAGGCAGATGCATTCCTGGGTATTGAGGCTGGCCATGCGAAAGAAGTTGCCAAAGTTAATGAAACAGAAGTCAAAGAGAAGGTGGCCAAGCCTGACTTGGTGCACCAGGAAGCTGTAGACAAAGAGGAATCCTATGAATCTAGCGGGGAGCATGAAAGCCTTACCATGGAGTCCTTGAAACCCGATGAGGGCAAAAAGGAAACATCTCCAGAATCATCTCTAATTCAAGATGAAGTTGCCATCAAATTATCCGTGGAAATACCCTGCCCCCCTGCTGTCTCAGAGGCTGACTTAGCtgcagatgagaaagctgaggtcCAGATGGAATTTATTCAACTGCCAAAGGAGGACAGCAAAGAGACCCCTGATATATCAGTGACGCCCTCCGATGTTGCCGAACCACTGCTTGAAGCAGCGGTTGTGTCTGAACcagcagaggctgaggaagaagaaatagaagccCGGGGCGAATATGATAAGCTGCTCTTCCGCTCAGACACCCTCCAGATCACCGACCTGGGTATCCCAGGTGTCAGGGAGGAATTTGTAGAGACCTGCCCAGGGGAACATAAAGGAGTGATTGAGTCCGTGGTGACCATCGAGGATGATTTCATCACGGTAGTGCAAACCACAACCGATGAAGGAGAGTCAGGGTCCCACAGTGTGCGTTTTGCAGCCCTAGAACAGCACGAGGTGGAAAGGAGACCATCCCCTCGTGATGAAGAAGAGCTGGAAATAGAAGTGGCAGCAGAAGCCCAGGCAGAACCTAAGGATGGCTCCCCAGAGGCTCCAGCTTCcccagagagagaagaaatcgGACTTTCAGAGTATAAGACAGAAACCTACGACGATTACAAAGACGAGACCACCATCGATGACTCCATTATGGATGCTGACAGCCTCTGGGTGGATACTCAAG ATGATGATAGAAGCATCATGACAGAACAGTTAGAAACTATTCCTAAAGAGGAGAAAGCTGAAAAGGAAGCTCGGAGACCATCTCTCGAGaaacatagaaaagaaaagccctttAAAACTGGGAGAGGCAGAATTTCCACTCCTGAAAGAAAAATAGCTAAAAAGGAACCTAGCACAGTCTCCCGGGATGAAGTGAGAAGGAAAAAAG CAGTTTATAAGAAGGCTGAACTTGCTAAAAAAACAGAAGTTCAGGCCCACTCTCCCTCcaggaaattcattttaaaacctgCTATCAAATATACTAGACCAACTCAACTCTCCTGTGTTAAGCGGAAAACGACAG cAGCCAGTGGTGAATCAGCTCAGGCTCCCAGTGTTTTCAAACAGGCGAAGGACAAGGTCTCT GATGGAGTAACCAAGAGCCCAGAAAAGCGCTCTTCTCTCCCGAGACCTTCCTCCATTCTGCCTCCTCGCCGAGGAGTATCAGGAGACAGAGATGAGAATTCCTTCTCTCTCAACAGTTCCATCTCCTCTTCAGCGCGGCGGACCACTA GGTCAGAGCCAATTCGCAGAGCAGGGAAAAGTGGCACCTCAACACCCACTACCCCTGGATCAACTGCCATCACTCCTGGCACCCCACCAAGCTACTCTTCACGCACCCCAGGCACTCCTGGAACCCCCAGCTACCCCAGAACTCCTCACACACCAGGAACCCCCAAGTCTGCCATTCTGGTGCCCAGTGAGAAGAAAGTCGCCATCATTCGCACTCCTCCCAAATCTCCTGCCACTCCCAAGCAGCTTCGGCTTATTAACCAACCACTGCCAGACCTGAAGAATGTCAAATCCAAAATCGGATCAACAGACAACATCAAATACCAGCCTAAAGGGGGGCAG GTACAAATTGTCACCAAGAAGATAGACTTAAGCCATGTGACATCCAAATGTGGCTCACTGAAGAATATTCGCCACAGACCAG GTGGTGGACGTGTGAAAATTGAGAGTGTAAAACTGGATTTCAAAGAAAAAGCCCAAGCGAAAGTGGGATCACTTGACAACGCCCACCATGTACCTGGAGGTGGTAATGTCAAG ATTGACAGCCAAAAGTTGAACTTCAGAGAGCACGCTAAGGCCCGCGTGGACCACGGGGCTGAGATCATTACGCAGTCCCCAGGCAGATCCAGCGTGGCATCACCCCGGCGACTCAGCAACGTCTCCTCATCTGGAAGCATCAACCTGCTCGAATCTCCTCAGCTTGCCACTTTGGCTGAGGATGTCACTGCGGCACTCGCTAAGCAGGGCTTATGA